Within the Pseudomonas fulva genome, the region AGTTTTCTTGGAAGTTATCTTGCTCTTGATCTTGCATCGCGAGAGTCGACCTAATTCAGCTATCGTGCCAGTCTATGGATATTTCAAAGAAGGCTTAAGGACGACGCTCTTGCCCCTTTGCACACGTGATTGAGACCTAGAAAATGGACTTTCCCGTACAGGTAGGCAACCCCTGCCTATTCTTGAGGATGCAGGCGCTGTTGGCCGGGCGAAATGGGATGAATCCCTAGTTTTTTGAAAGTTCTTAGCGCGCAATTTTCATGATCGCTTCAGCAGCTTTCGATCCGTAGGCAACTGCAGCATCCAAGTGCTCGTCGCTACCGTCCCAGTTCCACCAAGCACACACTGCATCCAGGGTTTTGCGAGCAATGCGCGCGTTGATGTCTACCGCAACATGACCCATGTCTTGGGCGATTGCCGCATACATGTAGTCGCAAAAACGCTCCCAGGTTTCGATCTCATCCCTTACCTCTTCGGGCAACTGCTTGGAGATACGGTCTGTGGCAATCAAGATGTCCCAGCTGTCATTGGCCGGCTCGCGCAGCTGTTGGGCCACATGAAAACGTACCAATGTTTTCCAGAAGTCCTGCGGATTGACACAGGTCGAGAATTCGACCAGCAATGCTTGCGCGTAACCGCTGTAATGCCAGCGCATAGCGGCAGCCACGACTTGGTCACGTCCCTCGGGAAAGTGGGAGTAGATGGTCGGTGGCTTGACACCTGCCTCTGCCCCGAGACTGCGCATAGACACGTTAGTAATGCCTTCACGCGTGGCAGTGCGCAGGAACGACTTGAGAATCGACTGCTTGCCTTTGGTAAGGCCATGCCGGTTGAACGCGCCGATGAACGTTTCAAGCTGGTGAAGCATGTCGCTGATGTTGTTCACGCCCGCCATGTTAAGTCCTGCACTCCACTTGGCTTTCGATCATAACGGATAGCGGTACGATATTCCCACTCAGCCTGGTAGTCTCGACGTTCGGGGCTTAAGCCACATATGCCGCCCGCGTGGCTTTGCCAGCAATCTCAAGCATCTCGGCGATGTCGGTCAGTTTGGCGCGGCAACGCCCTGGTTGGGCCCGAGAGACCTCATGTCGATCGATCGCCTGCCATGCTTCATAGTCGACTACTTCTAGCCGGGCCAGCATTGATAGTGAACCCACGCCAGGAGAGTTGAGTTCTAGCTCACCGCGCTCGATGTAGCCTGCGATGTTATCCACGACAGCCTTGGCATCCTTGCGATTGGCTGCCACCGCTCCCTTGCCGTGCTGGTTTACCCAGCCGGCCAGAAACACGTTACTCAGCGCGGAGAGGTCGACTGATGCCAGGCTCGAAGGCGCATGGGTGAACCCTATGGCAGTGATGATCTGGTCGACGCATAGGGTAGCGCGCTTGGTTTGCGCGTGCGCAATCTCGAGCTCTAGTGCTGAACCCGCAGGTGTTGCATTGAGTATTTGA harbors:
- a CDS encoding TetR/AcrR family transcriptional regulator: MAGVNNISDMLHQLETFIGAFNRHGLTKGKQSILKSFLRTATREGITNVSMRSLGAEAGVKPPTIYSHFPEGRDQVVAAAMRWHYSGYAQALLVEFSTCVNPQDFWKTLVRFHVAQQLREPANDSWDILIATDRISKQLPEEVRDEIETWERFCDYMYAAIAQDMGHVAVDINARIARKTLDAVCAWWNWDGSDEHLDAAVAYGSKAAEAIMKIAR